A region of Bacillus cabrialesii DNA encodes the following proteins:
- a CDS encoding YnfE family protein, which yields MEETLKQYMMLFKEMNHVINGPDYPGKEKDIQHQKEQIDAYGKQLQQGFSTDYDYDVFADSVIKCAYGDMTLEDLEAVYYGLTTPFFDSTQ from the coding sequence GTGGAAGAAACACTGAAACAGTATATGATGCTGTTCAAAGAAATGAATCATGTGATAAATGGTCCTGACTATCCAGGTAAGGAAAAAGACATCCAACATCAAAAAGAACAGATCGATGCTTACGGAAAACAGCTGCAGCAAGGTTTCTCTACTGATTATGACTACGATGTATTTGCTGACTCGGTTATCAAATGTGCATATGGCGATATGACGCTGGAAGATTTAGAAGCAGTTTATTATGGATTGACAACGCCATTTTTTGATTCAACACAGTAA
- a CDS encoding choline esterase, producing MKTYDAFPEPIGGYTVGRTQMDFEYTASDHSKRELTAFMYYPSDSSEGKTPSTYMFPEVYEMLHDQPLVTEYLKEKDFFSIDIKTHCYDDLALSGKEKRYPVLFYVCGGGGSPEWGTVICTDLASMGYVVVSIGHQNSTMYKRKDGRLFNVSKDFSDVIMAFSEDQEMRALAGKMEMRPDEETAIEMCRNVLQLPILDKLTEYSELQAEDVRYVADYLYKLDSGELNSIFKRRLLLNIGMGIVGHSYGGPTTAIVCRDDDRFACGVGLDSGAFGLVDSDLKKPFLLLFCEPNYNMNAIIGANNSMETYYFSVDRVAHLDYCDILFTSVNEELRGERDAMEMRNLVTDYTKNFFDHYILQKAASVESLAYDGVDLIKKTSNK from the coding sequence ATGAAAACTTATGACGCATTTCCAGAACCAATTGGCGGCTATACTGTCGGTCGAACCCAGATGGATTTTGAGTACACGGCATCAGATCACTCAAAAAGAGAATTGACCGCGTTTATGTACTATCCATCTGATAGCAGCGAAGGGAAGACTCCATCAACGTACATGTTTCCTGAAGTCTACGAAATGCTTCATGACCAGCCACTTGTCACCGAGTATCTGAAGGAAAAGGATTTTTTCTCTATCGATATCAAAACTCATTGTTACGACGACCTTGCTCTCTCCGGGAAGGAAAAGCGTTATCCGGTGTTATTCTATGTTTGCGGCGGGGGCGGTTCTCCAGAATGGGGTACGGTGATCTGTACAGACTTGGCAAGCATGGGATATGTTGTGGTAAGCATCGGCCATCAGAATAGCACGATGTATAAGCGTAAAGATGGGCGCCTGTTTAATGTATCAAAGGATTTTTCGGATGTCATTATGGCGTTTTCTGAAGATCAGGAGATGCGGGCGTTGGCTGGTAAGATGGAGATGCGGCCTGACGAAGAAACTGCCATTGAGATGTGCCGTAACGTGCTTCAACTGCCGATACTTGACAAGTTAACAGAGTATAGTGAATTACAGGCAGAAGATGTAAGGTATGTAGCCGATTATCTTTACAAACTGGACTCTGGAGAGCTGAATTCCATCTTTAAACGCAGATTGTTGCTTAATATCGGCATGGGCATAGTCGGACATTCTTACGGAGGGCCTACAACGGCGATTGTTTGCCGGGACGACGACCGGTTCGCCTGCGGGGTTGGCTTGGATAGCGGAGCGTTCGGCCTTGTTGACAGCGACCTTAAGAAACCCTTTTTGCTCCTGTTTTGTGAACCTAACTATAACATGAATGCGATAATCGGCGCTAACAATAGCATGGAAACCTATTATTTCTCTGTTGATCGTGTTGCGCATTTAGATTACTGCGACATCTTGTTTACCAGTGTTAATGAGGAACTCAGAGGCGAACGGGATGCTATGGAGATGCGAAATCTTGTTACAGACTATACGAAGAACTTTTTTGATCATTACATACTGCAGAAGGCTGCAAGTGTGGAAAGTCTGGCATACGATGGTGTGGACTTGATCAAGAAGACCAGCAACAAGTGA
- a CDS encoding glycoside hydrolase family 30 beta sandwich domain-containing protein codes for MMSSVKKTICLLLVCFTMLSVMLMGPGAAEILAANDVTVNISAEKQVIRGLGGMNHPAWVGDLTAAQRETAFGNGQNQLGFSILRIHIDENRNNWYREVETAKSAVKHGAIVFASPWNPPSDMVETFNRNGDTSAKRLRYDKYAAYAQHLNDFITYMKNNGVNLYAISIQNEPDYAHEWTWWTPQEILRFMRENAGSINARVIAPESFQYLKNLSDPILNDPQALANMDILGTHLYGTQVSQFPYPLFKQKGAGKDLWMTEVYYPNSDNNSADRWPEALDVSQHIHNSMVEGDFQAYVWWYIRRSYGPMKEDGTISKRGYNMAHFSKFVRPGYVRIDATKNPNPNVYVSAYKGDNKVVIVAINKSSTGVNQNFVLQNGSASQVSRWITSSSGNLQPGTNLNVTGNHFWAHLPAQSVTTFVANR; via the coding sequence ATGATGTCGAGCGTCAAAAAAACAATTTGTCTACTATTGGTATGTTTCACTATGCTGTCAGTAATGTTAATGGGCCCAGGCGCTGCTGAGATCTTGGCGGCAAATGATGTAACAGTTAATATTTCTGCAGAAAAACAAGTGATTCGTGGATTAGGAGGAATGAACCACCCGGCTTGGGTTGGGGATCTTACAGCAGCTCAAAGAGAAACCGCTTTTGGCAATGGACAGAATCAGTTAGGTTTTTCGATCTTAAGAATTCACATAGATGAAAACAGAAATAATTGGTACAGAGAAGTGGAGACTGCAAAGAGTGCGGTCAAACATGGAGCAATCGTTTTTGCTTCTCCCTGGAATCCTCCAAGCGATATGGTTGAAACCTTCAATCGTAATGGAGACACATCAGCTAAACGGCTAAGATACGATAAGTACGCCGCATACGCGCAGCATCTTAACGATTTTATTACCTACATGAAGAATAATGGTGTGAATCTTTATGCGATTTCCATTCAAAACGAGCCTGATTATGCACACGAATGGACGTGGTGGACGCCGCAAGAAATACTTCGCTTTATGAGAGAAAACGCAGGCTCGATAAATGCCCGTGTCATTGCACCTGAGTCATTTCAATACTTGAAGAATTTGTCTGACCCAATCTTGAACGATCCTCAGGCTCTTGCCAATATGGATATTCTCGGAACCCACCTGTATGGGACTCAGGTCAGTCAATTCCCTTATCCTCTTTTTAAACAAAAAGGAGCGGGGAAGGACCTTTGGATGACGGAAGTATACTATCCGAACAGTGATAACAACTCGGCGGATCGATGGCCTGAGGCCTTGGATGTTTCACAACATATTCACAATTCGATGGTTGAAGGGGATTTTCAAGCTTATGTTTGGTGGTACATCCGAAGATCATATGGTCCTATGAAAGAAGATGGCACGATCAGCAAACGTGGCTACAATATGGCTCATTTCTCAAAGTTTGTGCGCCCTGGATATGTAAGGATTGATGCAACGAAAAATCCTAATCCGAACGTTTACGTGTCAGCCTATAAAGGTGACAACAAGGTCGTTATTGTTGCCATTAACAAAAGCAGCACAGGCGTCAACCAAAACTTTGTTTTGCAGAATGGATCTGCTTCTCAGGTATCTAGATGGATCACGAGCAGCAGCGGCAATCTTCAACCTGGAACGAATCTCAATGTAACGGGCAATCATTTTTGGGCCCATCTTCCAGCTCAAAGCGTGACAACATTTGTCGCAAATCGTTAA